CAGGCGATCGCGGGCAGCGCGCTCTCGTCCCCGGCGAGCAGATGCCAGTCGGCGTCGGGGTCGGGGGCGTAGGCGCCGCCGGGGCCGCCGAAGACCACCGTCTCGCCCGGCTGGACGCGCATCGCCCAGGGGCCGGCCAGGCCCTCGTCGCCGTGCAGGACGAAGTCGAGGGTCAGCTCGCGCAGTTCGGGGTCCCAGGCGCGCACCGTGTAGGTACGGGAGACCGGCCACTGTTCGCGCGGGAACTCCTCGCGGATGCGCTGGATGTCGAAGGGCTGCGGATAGGTGACGCCCTCGGCCGGAAACTGCAGCTTCACGTAGTGGTCGGTGCGGGTGCCGGCCGAGAACTCGGCGAGGCCGTCGCCGCCCAGGACCACGCGCTGCATGTGCGGGGTCAGTCGCTCGGTACGGACGACCTGCGCGGAGTGGAGCTTCGGAGCCCTGCGTTCCGGGCGCTCTGCCATGACGGCCTCCCTGTTCCCTTGCTTAGGCTTACCTAAGTTAGCATCTCCCCCTGATTAAACCCTGTTACCCGAGGCGATTGATTTCGCAAAGATCCCTCAAAATGAGAGTGGCGTTCTCTGGACTCGGGTTGCCGTTCTCTCCGGGCAGGGCCTCGTGCCCGGTGGTGGGGCACGAGTGCATCGTGCCCCAGGGACGGTGAGCGGGCGCCTCAGTGTCCGAGTGTCGTGAGCAATCTCTCCAACGAACCCCCAAGTCCCCAGCGGGCAGCGAGCGCGTCGAGCGCCGCGGGGTCGCGAGGGGTGCGCGGCACCGCTGTGTCGACATCCGGCAGTGGTACGTCGCCGGCCACCAGGACGACCTTCGGCGCGACCTCGACGTACGGCCGTGACTCGTCGAGGCGCTTGCGCTGCGACGGGGTCAGCTTCGCCTTCGGATCGTCGACCGCGGCCATGATCCCGGCCAGGTCGCCGAACTCGGCCAGCAGCTTCGCTGCCGTCTTCTCGCCGATACCGGGCACACCGGGCAGTCCGTCGCTCGGGTCGCCCCGCAGCAGCGCGAGATCCGCGTACCCCCTTCCGGTGACCCCATACCTCTCGCGCAGCCAGGCCTCGTCGGTCAGCTGCAGCGAGCCCACGCCCTTGAGCGGGTACAGGACGCGCACTCCGCGCGCGTCGTCGACCAGCTGGTACAGGTCCCGGTCGCCGGTGACGATGTCGACGGGGCCCTCGGCGCGGCCGGTGAAGGTGCCGATCACATCGTCCGCCTCGTACCCCGCGACGCCCACGCGCGCGATGCCGAGCGCGTCCAGCACCGCCTCGATGACCGGCACCTGCGGCGACAGGGTGTCCGGCACCTCCTCCTCGTCCGGTCCCGTCTCGCGTTCCTCGGCGACGCGGTGGGCCTTGTACGAGGGGATCAGGTCGACCCGCCACTGGGGACGCCAGTCCGCGTCCATGCACGCCACCAGGAGGTCCGGCCGGTGGTCCTTGACCAGTCGGTCGATGAATTCGAGCAGCCCGCGCACGGCGTTCACCGGCGTGCCGTCCGGAGCCTTCACGGACTCCGGGACGCCGAAATAGGCGCGGAAATAGAGCGAGGCGGTGTCGAGGAGCATCAGTCGTCCGGTCACGCCCCGCATCATGCCGTACGCCACCGACAGTCACCCCGCGCGCCACTTTCCGGCACCCCCGGAGGTCCCGTCCCCACGCCTGACGTTGCCTGTGCGAAGACTTGTGAACTGGCCCACTCCTTCGTTTGCCCATGTCGGGCATGGGCAGGTGCGGCCACTGGCAGACACGGTTGTTCGCGCAACCGCCGTAGAGCGAAGAGCGCGGCCGAAGTGACACGACGAAGTGACACGACCGAAGAGCACGACTGACGTACACGACCGAGGGGCACCCTTGTCATCCAGGCTTGAGGCCGAGCATCTGTACAAGGTGTTCGGCAGACGACCCGGCGACGCGGTCACCCGGCTCGAAGCGGGAGCCGGCCGCGACGCACTGCGCGACGACGGCACCACAGCCGCCGTCATCGACGCTTCCTTCACCGTGGCACCCGGCGAGATCTTCGTCGTCATGGGCCTGTCCGGCTCCGGCAAGTCGACGCTGCTGCGCATGCTCAACGGCCTGCTGGAACCCACGGCCGGACACGTCCGCTTCGACGGCCGGGACCTGACAGCGCTCGGCGACCGCGAACTGCGCGCGCTGCGGGCGAACAGGATCAGCATGGTCTTCCAGCACTTCGCGCTCTTCCCGCACCGCAGCGTCCGCGAGAACGCGGCCTACGGCCTGTCCGTGCAGGGCGTGCCCCGCGCCGAGCGCGAGCGCCGCGCCGACGAGGCGCTCGCCCTGTGCGGTCTGGCCGGCTGGGAGGACTCGTGGCCCGACGAGCTGTCCGGCGGCATGCAGCAGCGCGTGGGCCTGGCCCGGGCACTCGCCACCGACGCCGACCTGCTGCTCATGGACGAGTCGTTCAGCGCGCTCGACCCGCTGATCCGCCGTGACATGCAGGACCAGCTGCTGGAACTCCAGAAGACCCTCAAGAAGACCATCGTGTTCATCACCCACGACCTCAACGAGGCCATGCGCCTGGGTGACCGCATCGCCGTCATGCGCGACGGCCGCATCGTCCAGACCGGCACCGCGGAGGACATCCTCGTCCGCCCCGCCGACGACTACGTCGCCTCCTTCACCAAGGACGTCGACCGCTCCCGCGTGCTCACCGCGCGCGCCGTCATGGACCCGGACACCCGCGGCGACGAGGCCGACTGCGACTGCCCGACGGCGACGCCCGACACGCCGTTCACCGAACTCTGCGCGCTGAGCGCCCGGC
The DNA window shown above is from Streptomyces sp. NBC_01451 and carries:
- a CDS encoding quaternary amine ABC transporter ATP-binding protein, with the translated sequence MSSRLEAEHLYKVFGRRPGDAVTRLEAGAGRDALRDDGTTAAVIDASFTVAPGEIFVVMGLSGSGKSTLLRMLNGLLEPTAGHVRFDGRDLTALGDRELRALRANRISMVFQHFALFPHRSVRENAAYGLSVQGVPRAERERRADEALALCGLAGWEDSWPDELSGGMQQRVGLARALATDADLLLMDESFSALDPLIRRDMQDQLLELQKTLKKTIVFITHDLNEAMRLGDRIAVMRDGRIVQTGTAEDILVRPADDYVASFTKDVDRSRVLTARAVMDPDTRGDEADCDCPTATPDTPFTELCALSARLSHPVAVLTGDGELVGVVRRQRLVGFLGDRQGAPEPCDSPDVPDRAALTEGKVTARA
- a CDS encoding 5'-3' exonuclease, whose protein sequence is MRGVTGRLMLLDTASLYFRAYFGVPESVKAPDGTPVNAVRGLLEFIDRLVKDHRPDLLVACMDADWRPQWRVDLIPSYKAHRVAEERETGPDEEEVPDTLSPQVPVIEAVLDALGIARVGVAGYEADDVIGTFTGRAEGPVDIVTGDRDLYQLVDDARGVRVLYPLKGVGSLQLTDEAWLRERYGVTGRGYADLALLRGDPSDGLPGVPGIGEKTAAKLLAEFGDLAGIMAAVDDPKAKLTPSQRKRLDESRPYVEVAPKVVLVAGDVPLPDVDTAVPRTPRDPAALDALAARWGLGGSLERLLTTLGH
- a CDS encoding siderophore-interacting protein; translated protein: MAERPERRAPKLHSAQVVRTERLTPHMQRVVLGGDGLAEFSAGTRTDHYVKLQFPAEGVTYPQPFDIQRIREEFPREQWPVSRTYTVRAWDPELRELTLDFVLHGDEGLAGPWAMRVQPGETVVFGGPGGAYAPDPDADWHLLAGDESALPAIACALEALPHGAKAYAFVEISGPEEEQKIDSDVEVRWLHRGERPLGEALVEAVRALEFPAGRVHAFVHGEAAFVKELRRLLRVEREIPREDLSISGYWRLGHNEDGWQASKRDWNAQVEAEQESAEPATS